The Candidatus Limnocylindrales bacterium genome contains a region encoding:
- a CDS encoding HEAT repeat domain-containing protein, which yields MDLKKSKRFLVGVIFFVFLTLLIGYDIWTDVLNYHFRLSPKKGISNTIELYRGKVNSWNPFGLKKYQLETGYLRNQIEEDKLFAEKPLTNFETWNLELLEYFPLLKRISAYREIGEIGKALKLADTAISKENRAQTQEILHLLGNFHSGKVISVLKAHLEPSEDSSIRRDIIPILGSMKIPEAMEVLMTLLKDSDKYVKLDAAQELVPVGRTEVIEPLLILLKDSDKQVQLRAAKMLVQLGRVEVIEPLVTLLKDPNYHIRTDAARLLLQSRRVEMIEPLVALLKDPNSEVRRNVTEILLGLGHIEMVEPLIALLKDSDTSLQLNVAEMLVELKRTEAVGPLIALLKDPDPEVQTRAAFALARLSQVEAIEPLITLLRHPIPFMRFRAAEALVQLNRAEVVEPLVALLQDPDPEIRARAASVLGRLGRTEAVGPLLSLLKDEDHFVRRTATSALVKLGRAEAMEPLLTMVKDKDPLVRRTVTSLLGELGQAEAVEPLITLLKDPDSDVRNRAISMLEELDRTEAAKPLVVLLKDPNTFVRSHAAEALIQLGQVEILEPLITLLKDEDSDVRNRVASILIESGQVEAVEPLKVLLKDPDSGVRSRAAAVLAELGRMEAVEPLLALLKDPDPEVRNRAVFALVELGRTEAVEPLIALLRGPDKYVQNRAIAALVKLGRVEAVEPLLILLKDRDPVVRRGAALALGEFNHAEAIEPLMALLEDQDPEIRNRAALLLGKLRYPGALESLINLLKDPDKYVQMGAASALGELGREEAVEPLEVLLKDPDKYLRLSATSALIKLRYPEPVEQLGDLLKDKEPLVRYSTVQAFGESGLTQAIEPLAVLLNDPDPSVRSRTALTLGKLSAGEKLGALQALFQDAREKYEVKLATAMALWELNQREGLEFLIEKSRSPRAIQRRKVAEILGEVSSEPGTSLLISLLSDKIRRVRIQAIESLGRSKGKASLSHLHRILEESDPKIREVTVKALTEIASPESVEPLKKIALDPQERIPTRLSAITALGNIKTEQAVQTLLEILQQSEEIYLFSTLQALGKTHSRQAIPFLQSLLKQQEARRQIWRKVRDEDTKFYTEQQFEDWKKRLEEVKPEKPIEFELAYVLSQLDPEIEGIKLLSHDLASVREGAWMGLSGAGTVQLIRQLDQERQRRKGGSHLHFQEASYRAIDHALITLQMQGGKKELEELKKFLLQVQDEEGISTRVEWTIKRWKNLKNNS from the coding sequence ATGGACTTAAAAAAATCTAAACGCTTTCTGGTCGGAGTAATCTTCTTCGTATTTTTGACCCTACTCATCGGATACGATATCTGGACCGATGTTTTAAATTATCACTTTCGTCTAAGCCCTAAAAAGGGGATTTCGAACACCATCGAACTGTATCGAGGAAAGGTAAACAGTTGGAACCCTTTTGGATTAAAGAAATATCAGCTAGAAACCGGATATCTACGAAACCAGATCGAAGAGGATAAGCTTTTTGCCGAAAAACCCTTGACAAATTTTGAGACCTGGAATCTGGAACTCCTGGAATATTTCCCTCTTCTAAAAAGGATCTCTGCTTACCGGGAAATCGGAGAAATAGGAAAGGCTCTGAAATTAGCAGATACGGCCATTTCCAAAGAGAATAGGGCTCAAACCCAAGAGATCCTCCATCTTCTGGGTAATTTTCATTCAGGTAAAGTAATCTCTGTTTTGAAAGCCCATTTAGAACCCTCCGAAGATTCAAGTATCCGAAGAGATATCATTCCAATCCTGGGTTCCATGAAAATTCCCGAAGCCATGGAGGTTTTAATGACCTTATTGAAGGATTCAGACAAATACGTAAAACTGGATGCAGCCCAAGAACTTGTGCCAGTGGGAAGGACGGAAGTGATTGAACCCCTACTCATCTTACTCAAGGATTCGGATAAACAGGTCCAACTCAGGGCTGCAAAAATGCTCGTACAGTTAGGACGCGTGGAGGTAATAGAACCCTTGGTGACTTTACTGAAAGATCCCAATTATCATATTCGGACCGATGCCGCCAGGTTATTACTCCAATCCAGACGGGTCGAGATGATCGAACCTCTGGTAGCCTTACTGAAAGATCCGAATTCAGAAGTACGGCGTAATGTAACGGAAATACTGCTGGGCCTGGGTCATATTGAGATGGTCGAGCCGCTGATAGCCTTGTTAAAGGATTCCGATACTTCTCTGCAGCTTAACGTGGCCGAGATGCTGGTAGAGTTGAAGCGGACCGAAGCGGTCGGGCCTTTGATAGCCTTGTTGAAAGATCCGGATCCGGAAGTACAAACCCGGGCGGCCTTTGCGTTGGCCCGGTTGAGTCAGGTCGAAGCGATAGAACCTTTGATAACTTTACTGAGACATCCGATTCCTTTCATGCGGTTTCGGGCCGCAGAAGCCCTTGTACAATTGAACCGTGCTGAAGTCGTTGAACCCCTGGTAGCCCTCCTCCAGGACCCAGATCCGGAGATACGAGCACGTGCAGCATCGGTACTGGGACGATTGGGACGGACCGAGGCAGTAGGTCCCTTATTATCCTTATTAAAGGATGAAGATCATTTTGTTCGACGCACGGCGACATCGGCCCTTGTAAAGTTGGGTCGTGCTGAGGCGATGGAACCTTTATTGACCATGGTTAAGGATAAAGATCCCCTCGTACGACGTACGGTGACTTCTCTATTAGGAGAACTAGGGCAGGCCGAAGCAGTAGAACCTTTGATCACCCTCTTAAAGGATCCAGATTCCGATGTACGAAACCGCGCCATATCCATGTTAGAAGAGCTGGATCGTACCGAAGCAGCCAAACCGCTGGTAGTCCTGTTAAAAGATCCGAATACCTTTGTACGAAGCCATGCAGCAGAGGCCCTAATCCAGTTAGGTCAGGTCGAGATTTTGGAGCCTCTGATCACCTTATTGAAGGATGAGGATTCGGATGTGCGTAACCGTGTCGCTTCAATACTTATAGAATCAGGTCAGGTTGAAGCGGTAGAACCTTTGAAGGTTTTGTTGAAAGATCCAGATTCCGGGGTGCGAAGCCGTGCAGCGGCTGTACTGGCGGAGTTAGGTCGTATGGAGGCCGTAGAACCGCTCCTGGCTCTGCTAAAGGACCCGGACCCGGAAGTACGAAATCGTGCGGTATTTGCGCTGGTAGAACTGGGCCGCACGGAAGCTGTTGAACCCCTGATAGCTCTGCTGAGGGGTCCGGATAAATACGTACAAAACCGGGCCATAGCTGCCCTGGTGAAATTGGGACGGGTTGAAGCTGTGGAACCACTCCTGATTTTACTAAAGGATCGGGATCCGGTGGTACGAAGGGGTGCAGCGCTTGCATTGGGAGAGTTCAATCATGCCGAGGCAATAGAACCTTTAATGGCCTTATTAGAAGATCAAGATCCGGAGATACGAAATCGAGCGGCCCTGCTGTTGGGTAAATTGAGGTATCCAGGAGCTCTGGAATCCTTGATAAACTTATTAAAAGATCCGGATAAATATGTACAAATGGGTGCGGCCTCTGCATTGGGAGAATTGGGACGAGAGGAGGCTGTAGAACCTTTAGAGGTCTTACTGAAGGATCCCGATAAATATCTGCGATTGAGTGCGACCTCTGCACTGATAAAACTGAGATATCCAGAACCTGTTGAACAATTGGGAGATCTTTTAAAGGATAAAGAACCCCTGGTGCGATATAGTACGGTCCAGGCGTTTGGAGAATCGGGTCTTACACAGGCTATAGAACCCCTGGCAGTTCTACTTAACGATCCCGATCCCTCCGTACGAAGTCGTACGGCATTGACCTTGGGTAAGTTATCTGCCGGGGAAAAGTTGGGGGCTCTTCAAGCTCTCTTCCAAGATGCCAGGGAAAAATATGAAGTTAAACTGGCTACAGCAATGGCTTTATGGGAATTAAACCAGAGGGAAGGCTTAGAATTTCTAATCGAGAAATCCAGAAGTCCAAGAGCCATCCAGCGAAGAAAAGTTGCAGAGATTTTGGGAGAAGTTTCCTCAGAACCAGGAACTTCTTTGCTGATATCCCTGCTCTCCGATAAGATACGAAGGGTTAGAATTCAAGCCATAGAATCTCTGGGACGTTCAAAGGGAAAAGCCTCTCTTTCCCATTTACATAGAATTCTCGAGGAATCTGATCCGAAAATTCGAGAGGTTACCGTAAAGGCCCTGACAGAAATAGCTTCGCCTGAAAGTGTTGAACCCTTGAAAAAAATAGCCCTGGATCCCCAAGAACGAATTCCTACCCGCCTATCTGCCATCACGGCCCTGGGAAATATTAAAACTGAACAGGCGGTACAGACTCTTTTAGAAATCCTCCAACAATCAGAAGAGATCTATCTCTTCAGCACCCTCCAGGCCTTAGGTAAAACGCACTCTCGTCAGGCAATCCCCTTTTTACAATCCCTCTTGAAACAACAGGAAGCACGCAGGCAGATCTGGCGAAAAGTTCGGGATGAGGATACAAAATTTTATACCGAACAACAATTTGAAGATTGGAAAAAACGATTGGAAGAGGTAAAACCCGAAAAACCGATAGAATTTGAACTGGCCTATGTCCTCAGCCAACTGGATCCTGAAATCGAGGGAATTAAACTCCTCTCCCACGATCTGGCCTCTGTAAGAGAAGGGGCTTGGATGGGATTGTCCGGAGCTGGTACAGTTCAATTAATTCGGCAACTGGATCAGGAGCGACAGAGACGAAAGGGGGGTTCTCATCTTCATTTCCAAGAAGCCAGCTATCGGGCTATAGACCATGCCCTTATTACTCTTCAGATGCAGGGAGGAAAAAAAGAACTAGAAGAGTTGAAAAAATTCCTGCTACAGGTTCAGGACGAAGAGGGAATTTCTACCCGAGTAGAATGGACGATCAAACGATGGAAAAATCTAAAGAATAATTCCTGA
- a CDS encoding methyltransferase domain-containing protein — MTTQWNAALYDSKYSFVSRFATDLVELLSPQKGERILDLGCGTGHLTRQIANVGAEVVGIDNAVTMIEQARRNYPDLRFEVADGRDFHFPEPFDAVFSNAALHWMKEPERVIACIWQALKPGGRFVAELGGKGNIASILSAIHHVFEEIGYSVKPELIPWYFPSIGEYTSLLEKQGFEVTYATLFDRPTPFEDGEKGFRHWMEMFGNHLLTELPPVKHNEVITKLEDWLKPKLYRDGIWVADYRRLRIVAFRPA; from the coding sequence ATGACAACTCAATGGAATGCGGCCCTTTACGACAGTAAATATTCTTTCGTTTCCAGGTTTGCCACGGACTTGGTCGAACTTCTATCGCCTCAGAAAGGGGAACGCATCCTGGATCTCGGATGCGGAACGGGACATCTGACCCGGCAAATTGCCAACGTCGGAGCGGAAGTTGTGGGAATCGATAATGCTGTTACCATGATCGAGCAGGCCAGAAGGAATTATCCGGATCTACGATTTGAAGTAGCCGATGGAAGGGACTTTCACTTCCCGGAGCCTTTTGATGCCGTATTTTCCAATGCAGCACTTCACTGGATGAAGGAACCCGAGCGGGTCATAGCCTGCATCTGGCAGGCTTTAAAACCTGGGGGGCGTTTTGTTGCGGAATTAGGCGGAAAAGGAAATATCGCCTCTATTCTTTCAGCGATCCATCACGTTTTTGAAGAGATAGGTTATTCTGTAAAGCCAGAACTTATCCCCTGGTATTTTCCCAGTATCGGGGAATATACTTCCCTCCTGGAAAAACAGGGTTTTGAGGTAACCTATGCAACTCTCTTTGATCGTCCAACCCCATTTGAAGATGGGGAAAAGGGATTTCGCCATTGGATGGAGATGTTTGGAAATCATCTTTTAACAGAACTTCCTCCTGTGAAGCATAACGAGGTAATCACAAAACTGGAGGATTGGCTTAAGCCAAAATTATATCGGGATGGAATCTGGGTTGCAGATTACCGAAGACTTCGGATAGTTGCTTTTAGACCTGCTTAA
- a CDS encoding 2-isopropylmalate synthase, translating into MSKFIMIFDTTLRDGEQVPGAKLNAEQKLEIARQLVRLNVDVIEAGFPASSPGDLEAVKRIAREIKGPVITGLARTIQKDIDALWEAIRFAERPRIHMVLGTSDIHVDKKLRKNREQCLEMGVEAVKYAKKFTEDVEYSTEDASRSDPDYLCRVIEAVIKAGATVVNIPDTVGYAVPAQFGELIRQIRERVPVTDRVTLSVHCHNDLGLATINTLTAIENGATQVEVTVNGIGERAGNTSLEEVVMALYTRKDYFDAETRIRTQEIYATSQLVSRLMNIPVQPNKAIVGANAFAHSSGIHQDGILKDRKTYEIIPPEVVGAPAHKIILTARSGRHALRFRMRELGYIFTDEVFEKVHMKFLEVADSKKEVVDEDLRRIAQAFRLE; encoded by the coding sequence ATGAGCAAATTTATCATGATTTTTGACACCACTTTGCGGGATGGGGAACAGGTACCTGGAGCCAAATTAAACGCAGAACAAAAACTGGAGATAGCCCGTCAATTAGTTCGATTAAATGTAGATGTTATCGAAGCAGGTTTTCCTGCTTCTTCTCCGGGCGATTTAGAAGCAGTTAAGCGTATCGCCCGGGAAATTAAGGGCCCCGTGATTACCGGACTTGCCAGGACGATTCAAAAAGATATAGATGCCTTATGGGAAGCCATACGCTTTGCGGAAAGACCCAGGATTCATATGGTGTTAGGTACTTCGGATATCCATGTAGATAAAAAACTCAGGAAAAATAGGGAACAGTGTTTGGAGATGGGAGTTGAGGCGGTCAAATACGCCAAGAAATTTACCGAAGATGTGGAATACTCCACCGAAGATGCCTCTCGAAGTGATCCAGACTATCTCTGCCGGGTTATCGAAGCTGTTATCAAAGCAGGTGCAACCGTGGTTAATATCCCCGATACGGTTGGCTATGCAGTACCTGCACAGTTTGGGGAATTGATTCGGCAAATCCGGGAGCGTGTACCGGTCACCGATAGGGTTACTTTAAGTGTTCATTGCCATAACGATTTGGGTCTTGCCACGATTAATACTCTTACCGCCATTGAGAATGGAGCCACTCAGGTTGAGGTAACCGTCAATGGGATTGGGGAACGTGCGGGAAATACCTCTCTGGAAGAAGTTGTCATGGCGCTTTATACCCGAAAAGATTATTTTGATGCGGAAACTCGCATCCGTACTCAGGAGATTTACGCAACCAGTCAGCTTGTAAGCCGATTGATGAATATTCCTGTACAACCCAACAAGGCGATTGTCGGGGCCAATGCCTTCGCCCACTCTTCCGGTATCCATCAAGATGGGATTCTAAAGGATCGGAAAACCTATGAGATTATCCCCCCGGAGGTCGTGGGAGCTCCTGCCCACAAAATCATCCTGACAGCCCGCTCAGGGCGGCATGCTCTCCGTTTTCGAATGCGAGAATTGGGATATATCTTCACCGATGAGGTATTTGAAAAAGTCCATATGAAGTTTCTGGAAGTAGCCGATTCGAAAAAGGAGGTTGTCGATGAGGATTTGAGGAGAATTGCTCAGGCGTTTAGATTGGAATAA